The sequence TAGGATCGAATAATAGAATCGCtaagtttggaaaagacttcaAGATCAGCTgctccaaccatcaccctactaccactgtcacccactaaaccatgtccctaagcaccacgtccaacctttccttgaacacccccagggacagtgactccaccatctccctgggcaaacctgttccaatgcctgaccactctttctgagaagaaatgtctcctaatttccaacctgaacctccctggtgcaacttgaagccattccATCTAatcctatcactagttatctgcaagaagaggccgacccccagctccccacggCTTCCTTTCACGTAGTTGTAGAGAAACTGATAGTGGGTTCCTCAGTAGCCCCCTGCTTAAAACTGGCCATCCCATGTGTTTCTCTGATCATTTCGTGACAATCTGGGCTTCATGATGGACATTCTTCAGGCTTTCCCAAAGGGTAAGATACTTGCCTTAACTGAGGAGAACTCTCAAACTCCAGAGAATGAAAATGCATGAAAGAGttaaaaatccaaatatttctaaatgagTTAGAAATGTGGCTTCTCCCAGGCTTGGGACATGATAGgtccagaaataaaacatatttataaaagaGTAGTGATATTTGATTCATGAGTCATAATGTGCTCTCATCTAGCTAATGGAGTGACACAAACTATGAAGAAGAGGGTGATTTTGTGTAATATTGATATCCAACAATACTTGCCAAAAGAAGATTTGTTCATTGCAAGGTGTTTATTTTGATACAGCTGTCCATGTGTTTTGCATATGAGTAGTGTTATCTTGCACTTTACAGTGACAAGTTTCCTGGTGTGCTTACTGTTAGGATTCTTTGAATAGTCTAGTCACATATTGGGCAATAGACACTTCTGTGACACTGGAAGATGTAGTTTGTTTAGATCTTTATCAGTACATCCCTGACATTAATTTAAAGCCAAGTGTGACCTGAAATtgatataatatataatttaataattgatatatttaatacttgaagtttaaaaattaaaataaaatatttaaaataaatttaaataaattattttaaataatttaaataaatatgaggTATCTATGgtaaatagaataaaaaggaaaatgttaaaataaacagaacagacTAGGAGCACTGGAAAGGGGGGATTAAAGTTCAAGGGATGGACATATGTTTACAAACTGCTGGTTTCTTGAAGGCAATCGGAAAAGCAGTCCTGTGCGAGGCGTGTAACTATTTGCTTCAGCTTCCCATCATCTTTTGGGTAGCTGTTCACTGTGCATGCAGTGAGACAACTAGTATTTTATGCAGGATCCTATCTTGGCTTCCTTCTCAGCAGGCCAAGTTAATTCCCATTGCCCATAATTCTCTTGAAGCATGAGATGtttctccttctgccttttttctgaAACTACAAAGTTTCTCATTCTGGACTAACCCTCTCAAcctgctctttcctcctttcttccctgatACCTCTTCTCCAGAAAACATCacatgagagaaagaaaaaaaaaaaatcgggaTATGTTGAAGAAATAATGGCTTAAGGAACTCTAGAGGTTTTGTGGAAATGTgggtgttttgttctgttttgattttttgttgttgttgttaatgaCCGAAAATTGTAGAAGTAAAAGCCatacagaatggaaaaaaacaactgtgggAATCTGAACCAAAATCTCTATAATTCCCTGGGCTTTCTGCCAGCttccacacatacacacacacaagaaatgATTCACTGGGTGTAGTGTTAGAAAATATGCCGGGGTCAGTAGGATTCATGCTTAAGAGCTGCAGTGGTGCTAGCCAACACAGTTCCCTACACTTAAAATGTGAAGCAGTGGCACAACTAGAAAGCACTTACGTGCTCTGCAGACATACTGAGGCCAGCTACTTAAATGCACAGACTTTATGGCACTCTGTCTTCCCAGTACAGGCCTGATTTAGGAGAGCATTTGTGggctatgaaaataaaatacctatATATTAAACCATGTAGTCATTCACaagaaatagttaaaatataATGATAAGGAATTAATTAGTTGCCTCCTGTTCCAAAAGAGGCATAACTTGAGTTTTTGGAACCTTTTGTGAATGTTAgggctgtttttatttttataatttaacttcatttacaaaaaggaaaagaatacaCCACCACATCAGCAGTGTTCTTGTGGCAGCAAAGGTATTGCAGTTCAGTAACTACAGCTCAACACAGAAAAGCCTCTATATTCATTGAATGGAgattgggaaaaaacaaacaaaacaaacaaacaaacaaacaacaacaacaaaaaccaacaaaaacaagatTTGTGATCAAGAGACACTGTCAAACCACCCATATCTGAaagtttttaaatttccttAAGTAGACCTGCAGACCAGAGGTGAAAGAAGTGTGTAATAATTTGTATACTTGTATAAACGTGTGCAGAGGGACAGAAATGTGGTTATAATTGGTGAGGAACTACAACATAAATTACATGATCTGATATTAAGGagttgcaaaaaaaatgaagaccaTGTGAAAACAGTGAGAGAAATTCTGCTTCACTGGGAATGAAAGTCTCCTGCCCACAGTTTAAAGATCTAAAAGGCATCTAATACGTGCTTGGTTGTCACTCCTCCATTCAGTAGATAGAGAAGATGCCCCTGGAGAAAGATGAATCCTTTTCTGCCACATGCAAGGTGAAGCACCATTTGGACCTCGCTGTCTGTTAACTGTGCAGGCGGCTTAACAATTTGCTTGGATGGGAAATGTTAAGAATATAAATCACATGTGATGTGGTGGGCCATGTTAAAACTACGAAATATTAGCAGAGAAATGAACTGAAAGGGAATGACTCTGAATCCCAAAGACTCTGGTGGAAAGTTTGCTGAGTAATTATTGTGcatctgttcctttttttgGAGACATATTTAGAAGGAAGTTtgtaagtacatttttaaaaaaaaatctttttcatgcTCTTTCATTTAGAGACAGTCTCTTACACCCAGCTAACTTCTGGTAATTGAGATGAAAACAGTGTTGGATCTCTCACTTTCCATTTCAGTTCTagtctttaaagatttttggaATTTCATAAGTTACTCACGCAAAAAATATCTGCTTACATTTCACTTATGGCATGTCTGTGGATAGGTTCCAACAACAGAGCGAAGCAAACTCTAAAGTACTACGTGGTTCCATTACATGAGATTTTGGGATGCTTACGTTCAGAATCCTGATGAGTGTTCAGACTTGGGTTGTTGTTTGTAATTGGTCAGGTCATTCACAAAATGATCCCTTTCATGTAAACTTAAAAGCTCATTTGATCTTACTATCCGTATTAACAATTTTGAAGCAAGTTTGTGGAGCAACAGGTCACTTTGAAATTAACTTTCTATGAAAATTAGTGTCAGGAAAATATGTTCTCAGTGATGTACATGGAAAGCAGATGACAAGAGGATgttaagatgatttttttttaattaaagtttgtATCTAGGTTTAAATAATGCTTTCTGGAGAACATGTCTGTATTCTGTGAAGTTTATTGATGATGTTTTCCTCTGGTCATGATGACTGTGTTATCTAACCAAGGTTTTGTAATGAAAACCTGCTTATATTTCCTTCTAcacttttaagaaaagaattactGTGAAAGCCTTCCCATGCTGTATACACACCAAATTGCACCAAATCTTCACTGTCAGGATGTAGAAAGCAGAGCTGTAAAACCCAGTTCAGACTGTACCAGTTCACTATCTGAATATAGTCAAAATCATGAGATCATAGCCACAAGCTCATAAAAAGCCAATATGAGACCATATGAGCTCTAGAAATTAGAaccgagaaaaaaaaaaaagtgttttaatgagaagaaaatgccaTAAAAAGAATTATTCATAAAACAGTATCCTTTGGTGAGAAGGTAACATTTAAGAATAATGTCAAGCCCATCTAAGTAACACATTAATAACTCTTTGTAATGAAATCCATTCAAGACCTTTACCATTaccagtcttttttttcagtatgtcgaatagaaaaaaaaatactgtgccCTAAGAAATAGTCCCATTTGgaatgtttctgtgtttgaaataataatacaatatttcaaaatattcaatatttcaaatatattcaatatttcaaaatattgaaatattgaaatatttcaaaaatgtgctttgagccaaaaaaataaaaataaaatagaggcTGTCATACCGAAAACAAATCCCCATCTCCCTCGCtaaaaaagtttcagaagagCATACAGCTGCTTCAGTCACTGCTGTAATCATAATCAATCCTTTGTGTTTGTAAGAGCTTtgtaaaggaagcaaaaaatgaCATGGATCCGCCAGGGCAGGGTGAACTGTatgaaaattatcattttcaGCAAATGTGTATTTGGCATGTTTATCTGAAACACTATTAGTGCAATTTGGGAAATGCATGCCGGCGCACATTTATCACTGATACAAGGGAGCAGTTGCTGTTGGTGTGAGCTGGTGCAAGCTTTCCAAGTTTACCCTGTAGATAGGTGCTATCAGAAGTCGAGCAAGCCAAGCTAGCCCAATGGGTTCTTTTAGCACAGTATTAAATAAACACAGTATTAAATAAACACCAAAATGCCTCTCCCAAATCTCTAAAGGATCCACTTGAGCAAGCAAACCAGCCCTTATTTCTGTTATTGCCAGAACACTCCTCTAAAGCTTACGCCCATCAAGTTTTTTAGGGTTGTCAAAAAGATAGAGCCAGTAACACAAGTTGCACTGGCACTTTGATGAAGGGAAGACTCCAGGAAGTTTCACATTAGCAACAAGTCTTTAGCAGCATTGCTGCATTGACGTGGAACAAGTGGAAAATTATATTTCCCAGAATAATAATCATTAGGTAGTGTATCTAATGAATTTTGCAATAGTTTTTCAAAAAATCTGATgacttttttaaacattttttcagctaCAGAAATGTTCTGATGATGTGATGAGTAAATTATTCagtgaatatttcttttattattcatCTAGCTTTAGCAAGTTCCTTTACATACCTCTAAAACTTCTTCTCTGAGGTGAAGAATGAcgaaagaaaaagacaaaccaGTGGAGACTGGAAAGCCTGTCTGGTGGCCAGAACATGAGCAACCTGGACAAGCAACCCATGCTTGCAGCCCTGATTTTCAAAACCCACTGCCAGTATTCCCACCAGGTACCTCAGTTCACACTTGGTGGCTTTTTCTGGGTGGCTAATGAAAAAACAATGTATGTGCAGGTACagtttccctcctctctccccgATACATCTTTATTACTGTGCAGCCTCCACAGTGTACCAACAAGATACACAGGGCAGGGGAAGATtcacatgataaaaaaaaaaaaaaaaaaatatttcatgcaagACATGGTTTCTGCAGTTTTCCCAGTAAAATAGTTAGAACTGGGTGTACAGGCAGCAATGTGGTCAGAATGGGGCAGAATTCAATCCACTTCTGCACTGTCTGTCCCGTCACTGTGGTTATGTCTGTTTGTTACGGTTGTTGCACTGCTGGCGTAGAAAGATCCTCGACCTTGTGTCCTGCCAGCGCTTTTATGGTCTGCTGTGCAACACCAGTGGGGCTGTCGTGTTTCACTGCAACCATGGCATAGTCAAGGGGAGAGAATGTCAGAAAGTGATGCCATTCAACAGGCAAAGGGATGCATATTAATGCCCTACTATTGAAAATAGTGCCTGAATGCAACCCTGGTCAGTGATTAAGAGGTATGCAAGCCTAGAAAGAAATCCATAACTTGGAGGAAAGTGGGGATGAAATGTCAGAGGTCTGTCATGCAAGGCCCTCTGTGTCCAGCCTTTTGAAAGcactttatttcaaatttttctttcatcctggTACCAGTGCATTTAGCATAGCAAGCCTTCTGGAGGCAAAGCCTTCCCATGGCATTACACTGCTGACTCCGGGAAGTTATTCCTTCGTTATGTGCCATACAAATGATGCATAAAACTTCCTGATTACTCCCGTTCCCCGTTCCCCGTTAGCACTGCCGCTGGCTGGTACCTCCACAGGGTCACCgcagctgaaaagcagagggaagggtgGAACCACTGGCAACAAATGGCGCACAGCCGTGTCCGTGCAGGAACTTCCATCAAACAAATCATCTTGGAGGCTACGGAGAAACAAGCCACCTGTTAAACCTTCCTTTAATCCCCCCCCCAGGATCCATTTCTCCCTCGAAACCTGCCCTCACTTCGGTCCCTTTAAAGCCGGAGGTGGGGATAGGAAAGCCCCGgttcctctccccacctcctgcctcctTTTCCTCGGGGGTCTCGCAGGGGTCGCGGCCGGGGGGCGAGGCACGGGCGGCTCCCGGCGGCTGCCGGCGCTGCGGGGCCCcctgcgggcgggcggcggccggaGCCGCTCCGGGACCTTTCGCTgccctccccggggctgggggcagccgcACGGCCCCGTGCACCTGAAAGTCGATGACAGGCACCCCCAGGCCGCCCCGGGGCTAGAAGGGGGGATCGGCAGGTTGCCCAGCTCGGGATATTTTGGGGCTCCGCGGTTTGCCCGTCCCCATCCCGCAGGCGGATCTTTTGGGGACAGAGCAGAGCGCCGCGGGACGGCTGCGAAAGAGAGGGGATCAGGGGGCTTCTTCACGACCTGAAACACCGTgcggactttttttttcttagggggtgtgtgtgggggggggggggcggtgttGGTGAGCATCACCCCGGCTCGGGGGCGCGCATcccgctcccctcccgcccGCTTTTCCCAGGCGAAGGCTCCAAGCGGGACGCGTAAagccggggcggggggagacGGGGGACgaggggttggggttggggttgggttttttttttttttggggggggggggggggggggcgccgctCTCAGCACCCAGGAgagctccgccgccgccgccgcgcatgccccggccccgcggggcggaTATAACagcggcggccgcccccggcccgccctGCACAGCCGCTGCTGCCCGCTCCGTGCTGCTCCCGGGGACGGGGAGCGCTGCCGCGGAGCCgtccctctgccttctcttccctcccttctcccctccgTCCCTCCCCTAGCATGGGATGGGAGAGCCCTGCGAGAGCGGTCCTTGCTCGGCAGCCGCCGGCATGAAGGAGGGAGCGGATGGAGAGCCCTGGGACGCGGCGCTGGAGTGGTTGGAGGGAGCCCCGATGGGCAACAGGAGCAACGCGTCggctttcctgcagctcctcaaGAACATCAACCTGGAGAGAGCCGATGGGATGCAGGGGGACAGCTCCGACGTGCTGCGGATCGTCATCTCCCTGGTGTACTCGGTGGTGTGcgccctggggctggtgggcaACCTGCTGGTGCTCTACCTGATGAAGAGCAAGCAAGGCTGGAGGAAGTCCTCCATCAACCTCTTCGTGACCAGCCTGGCGGTGACTGACTTCCAGTTTGTGCTGACCTTACCCTTCTGGGCCGTGGAGAACGCGCTGGACTTCAACTGGCTCTTCGGCAAGGCGATGTGTAAGATCGTCTCCTACGTGACGGCCATGAACATGTATGCCAGCGTCTTCTTCCTCACTGCCATGAGCGTGGCTCGGTACCGCTCCGTGGCTTCAGCCTTGAAGAACCAGCGGCGAGGTGACCCGCtgggtggctgctgctctgccaagTGGCTTTGCGCACTCATTTGGTTGTCGGCCATCCTGGCTTCTCTGCCCCAAGCCATTTTTTCCACCACTGCCACCGTCTTTGATGATGTGCTCTGCCTCGTCAAGTTCCCCGAGGGCCGAGGCAGCAACGCCCAGTTCTGGCTGGGTCTGTACCAAATCCAGAaggtgctgctgggctttgtGCTGCCACTGGCCATCATCAGCCTCTGCTACTTGCTCCTGGTGCGCTTCATCAGTGACAAGCACGTTGGCAGCACCTGCAGCGGCCCAAGCACCAAGCGCCGCTCCAAAGTGACTAAGTCGGTGTCCATCGTGGTGCTGtctttcttcttgtgctggctCCCCAACCAAGCGCTGACAACGTGGGGCATCCTCATCAAGCTCAACGTGGTGCGCTTCAGCGCTGAGTACTTTCTCTCCCAGGTGTACCTCTTCCCCATCAGCGTGTGCCTGGCGCACTCCAACAGCTGCCTCAACCCCATCCTCTACTGCCTCATGCGCAGGGAGTTTCGCAAGGCACTGAAGAGCCTCCTCTGGAGGATCACCTCGCCTTCTCTCACCACCATGCGCCCTTTCACCGACACCACCAAACccgagcaggaggagcaggccCTGCACACCTTGGTGCCCGTACACCCCATCACAGcttcctcagaggctgcagcagtgcagccGGAGCTGGCTTACTACCCGCCCGGGATGGTGGTGTACAGCAGCCGCTGCGacgtgctgcctgctgcctccacGGAGCAACGCTGCTgagaaggctggggaggggtcCGGGGGTGGGACCGTGGGGTCTGCgcaggatgtggccctgggACACTGAATGCCTGGTAGGGACgaggggaggagggatgggTAGAGGAGCCCTTCTGGGGTTGTCTGCTCTTCGAGGCTTGTCAGTGGAAATCGTCTCGCAAGTGtgtccccccgcccccagcctggagaacaggagtAGGAGAAGGTGCCTGTGGTGCACTGGGGATCAGAGTGTCTCTAGGAGATGCTTTTTAGTGCTTGCACCTGTCCTAGCTCCTGTGAGAACCCCGGCTGGGGGCACACAGTCGGATGCTGGGTGTGCGGGGCCGCGTGGGATGAGGCGAGGCTGGGGAGCCCCGGCTGtgctcccacagcccagcagcacagccagcaaggGGCCAGCATCTCTCCTGCCCCTCTGTGCCTCTGTGGCAGAGAAGAGGCGTGGAGTTGCTTTCTTGCTGCTGTGTGGCATCACAGATGATGCCAGCCTGGCCATGGTCACCCCTCACCAGGCTCCGGTGAGGGCACAGGCATCAGGCAGCCGATGTGGGTACAAGGCTTCTGCTTGTTCAGGCTCGgatcctttcccttctcttaaGCACCCAGGAAAGAAGGGACAAGGAGCGTTGAGCTCCCCTCCAGATCCTTGCAGCATCTGCTTTTCCATCTCCCTCGTCCCCTCTGCTACCGCCGTGATACAGAGCAACCCGAACAGCCAAGGAGAAACCCCAGGGCAGGACTTGCAACTTTGTGGTGAGGTGTTGCTTTGCCTGGGTTTGGAGGGGAGGGAGTGACACCCCCATGCCCCCCTGGCATTGTGTCCCTCAGCCTCACTGCTGGGGGAGAACCCACAGCCCCAAACCTTGTGGCAAGGCAGGTGTCCCTCCAGGGGCACGGAggctgcaggctctgccctTGTGCTTCAGACTGTTTGGTAACTCACTCCAGGAGACCAGCACGATtgtaaataaagaggaaaaaaacagattgtaGCCACTTCAAACTGTTTGCTCCAGGATACTTCTTGGTTCAGCTAAAGCCAAGCACAAAGGTTTGTGTTCTGCTAAAGTCTTTGTTAAGGGTCTGCATTGATACTTGCCAGTGTTTTGATTAATTCAAGCTCAAATCCTCTGGTGTGAGGAGCCCTAGAGGCTGCAGTTTGGAGATCTCACcctggagaagggcagggagAGTGCCTGTCCCATCCGGTGTTCCAGCGAAACAGTTGGGAAATAATTTGGGATTGGTCTGAAGTGAACTTTTAAGGGCATGAAAAAGGGTAATTTCAAGCTGTGAAACTTTTTATGGTAAGGTTATAgattccctttttaaaatatttttaatatgaggAAAACGATTTTAAATGGGAATgtcaaagtatttcttttagaagatggaaaaatgcAACAGTTCTGGCTTTGTTGTCAAAACAAGCTTAATAATACCCAAAACTGCAAGTGGGATGAATATATTGATACAATATTCAAAAGCCCTCTCTAtttccacctccctcccctgcagcctgactctgctaaggaaaaaaagcgCTTCTGCAGAGGGTTGTTTGTCACCTCTAAGCACAAATGCAGAACAAACTTGCTATTTCTGTCCAGAGAAAATTGCAGTGCCATTAGTGGCAATTACGCTTTGCAGACTCCTTTAGGTTTACTGTAAATGCCAATAACTCCTGttgtaaaattccagtttgatCTGGAAGCAGCTGGTTCTGCTACTTGTAACAAGAAGCCGTTCCTTTTTTCAAGTCAGCAGAGACTTCTACTACAGCCTTGGGTGCTTCCTAACTGGGAAGATACTGAGGTTTGCAAGGTGCCTGgagaagaacagcagaagtGAGCTGGCAGCTGATGGACTTCTTTATAAAGATGCAAAGactctggggggaaaaaaaaatcagatgtatCCACAGAAGAACTTGAGCATTTAAGTACTGTACAACTGTCCCTCTAAGTTCATAAATGCTGACTGGGCTGCCAGTTGAAGTGTGTAGGTACTCAaagtttttcagtaaaatttttTGTGCCTAGAAGTCTGCTCCTGAGCATGCCTAAATCTGCTTATGTCTGTAGCACCTCTCTGCATTTCATGGGGATCCTGCAGCCAGGACTGGCTGCTGCGCGTACCCTAAGGGGTACTCTGGCACAGGACACCCTGTACCAGGCCACACCAAGTTAGGAGGGGCTGCAAACTTGACTCATTCTCCCTGTCCCTCTGCATCTATCTCTAAATATgcttctcctgccctgccttCAAATGCATGTGCAGATTAtactctttcctcttcccttttgaGATACTGCTTCAGTGGGCAAAGCTCCTGCCCACAATCTGGGAGATGCTCCTTTCCATATCCCTGGTGAATGACTGAATCTCCGGGCTTCTCTGCAGATGTGCTTGAATCCTCTGGCTTGAAACAGTTTCCAGATGCATGAGGTGCTCACTGTTGTGGGTTCAGAACGTGAACTGAGTGCTACTTTGCAGCATAATGATTAGAGCATGAGCCCTAGAGAGGAAGTACcaagattttttccttgtatgaataaacacagaagagaaattggATCCAGGTCTGGCTCCCAGGTTTCACCTTCCAGAGGAAAATGATTAACCTGGCTGTATAATCACAGGCTTATTCTTGCTCCCGGATTCTGGTTTAATTAATGTTTCAGTATGCTGTGCGTGATGAGATAGCTCTCACAGCCTGTGAGCTTTCTGGCTGTATAAATCTACCAGCCTAACGTGTCAAAGGATTTGTAAGAAGTGCATTTGGGTGTTATGTGTTCTGGGAGAAAGCCCAAATACCTGTGCTAGCAGATGAAGAAAGCCACACTGTTGTGTAAGAAAAGTGTACCACGAATGTCTAACTCCAGGGCTCAGACAGACTTGAGCATATCTCCATAGAACAGGAAAAAGCACCTAAATTAAGAAGAGAGGATGGATCTTCAAGCTAGATTCTTTTCTTGGCGTTTGCTATTGAACAGCAGAGCTTCTTGTTTGGCTTGCTGTGATTGTAATTCCTATTCTCAAATGCTTTAATGCTCTTGTGCATTACATAGAAAACTATCCAGGTATCTGAAATATAGCTTTGAATTTCAGTAGATAGCGAATTGCCCAAAAGACCTCCTCTGTGGTGCTCAGCATGACAAAACCCATGTGCTTTTGTGGATGTCGATGTACACATTACTTTGTGGCAGAAAAACAACCCATAGTTCAGAACAAATCATAGTCATGATGAGAGGAAGCCTCAGATACTTGATCACAAAAGATGTAAAAACCTTATGTATGGCAAATCACCTGACTAAGAAAATATCCTGGTTGTGTAGAGAGGGACTGGACTATGGACTAAGAGGGCTACTCTCTCTTAAGCCGCTGATCCACCAGGTCTAGGTCACAGATACGGTGTTTGAAAGAGGCACAACTCATCCACAATTGGTCAGAGGTTGGTTTATGCCTGACCTGCAGCTCAGGCTGTGTAGCCGGTCAGTGTGTGTCCAGCATGGCCAAAGAGCACGGCTCTGGCTGTGCACGAACAGAGAGGAATTTTGCTTCACGTGTGCTGTGAGTCTCAACTATCCCTGCATGAAATCTGGGCTCCGCGTTGCATGGGCAGTGGCTCCAGCctgggcactgggagcactggctGTGCGCACAGCATCAGGCATGGGGCCAGAGCAGAGGGTCTTTCCAGCTCCAGCCTTGAGAATACGTTTTCACAGCAACAACAGGGTATGGTGGGTTTTCCTAAGTAATCTGTAAGTTGCAACACTCTTCAAAAGCTCCTGTTTCCTTCAAATATTGGTGTGTTCGTTTGTAACAATCACCTTTTCGTGGACTGAAATAAACACAGCTGAAGGATACAAAGCGATACTCACACAgttctttgagatttttt comes from Cygnus atratus isolate AKBS03 ecotype Queensland, Australia chromosome Z, CAtr_DNAZoo_HiC_assembly, whole genome shotgun sequence and encodes:
- the RXFP3 gene encoding relaxin-3 receptor 1, whose translation is MGEPCESGPCSAAAGMKEGADGEPWDAALEWLEGAPMGNRSNASAFLQLLKNINLERADGMQGDSSDVLRIVISLVYSVVCALGLVGNLLVLYLMKSKQGWRKSSINLFVTSLAVTDFQFVLTLPFWAVENALDFNWLFGKAMCKIVSYVTAMNMYASVFFLTAMSVARYRSVASALKNQRRGDPLGGCCSAKWLCALIWLSAILASLPQAIFSTTATVFDDVLCLVKFPEGRGSNAQFWLGLYQIQKVLLGFVLPLAIISLCYLLLVRFISDKHVGSTCSGPSTKRRSKVTKSVSIVVLSFFLCWLPNQALTTWGILIKLNVVRFSAEYFLSQVYLFPISVCLAHSNSCLNPILYCLMRREFRKALKSLLWRITSPSLTTMRPFTDTTKPEQEEQALHTLVPVHPITASSEAAAVQPELAYYPPGMVVYSSRCDVLPAASTEQRC